Proteins from one Cryptomeria japonica chromosome 4, Sugi_1.0, whole genome shotgun sequence genomic window:
- the LOC131032056 gene encoding disease resistance RPP13-like protein 4 — translation MASVVVDLVLEKLGGMLIEEISKGVSLFCNFRSDFQWLSKKLTMLRDYLRDADAQSAHKPSVKKWLLEVEDIAWDAEDILDECAVQSKGTNNESPQSSCVCAFSYSQLVFRYKMARRIKDVKDRMRSIMEDAAELNLVGDVTHADQPSTSTPQNARWRGSSVIETASRPVAIESKVQDVVRLLDDPAAPVIAVVGMGGVGKTFLLQNAFDRAKGRFEQSVWLAISQTYSLEKLQAALASKIDLKEVVEGRFDVVQAKQLIHGRLTSITGRFLIVLDDVWRATGQDNLISALGLPTGDNTHCKIVVTSRYRAVCRDMNARVYELHPLSEEESWDLFCAFAFQGNQPPQHLEGIARQIERKCDRLPLAVKTVAASLANEMLSREWTFKLEQLREISYTEDTVMQILKLSYDSLPPHLKPCFVYLSFFLEDETIDYQDLINLWIAEGYVPQTENQGQLDIGWDYLCHLQSLCLVERVGDMYDQYYRWFKLHDLLLDLAISIAKESQCAFSVEESLKKGPAVQTSSRCRRILMGKKSIADGDVDAMASSQAYSALRIRTLSFTQNEGIENIPALLLSGARVLRVLDLSYTNISSLPDCVGNLKLLTVLNLRDTQIAEVPECVKSIKSLLFLDISWCSNLEGYPVWIGELNCLKHLNMNLRANAKFDGQMPKGMSKLVSLEVLNIDSANKLFVDENEFLRLEHLVNLVNLREVSIGINHEAELKSIEDGILSTLVKMRTLTIFNNTDDVDDVTEVNLPPLSEKMLAMKDLEYLLLRRFAVPNWLCGFSNLMQLELYGCPCAEYPALEMMPNLIKLHIWTNAICKALPKGFGKSGGFRQLCYFRIESFLVLEEFPELEDGAMPHLEVLEVARCSNLNKIPRGLELLKCLKRCHFQQTGVDDMLKEGGELWEKIKARNPNVIISTG, via the coding sequence aTGGCATCTGTTGTGGTTGATCTTGTTCTTGAAAAGCTTGGCGGGATGTTGATAGAAGAGATAAGCAAGGGGGTTTCACTTTTCTGTAACTTCAGAAGTGACTTTCAATGGCTGAGCAAGAAGCTCACAATGTTAAGAGACTATCTCAGAGATGCAGATGCTCAGAGTGCACACAAACCTTCCGTGAAAAAATGGCTGCTGGAAGTTGAAGATATTGCTTGGGATGCAGAGGACATACTGGACGAATGTGCTGTTCAATCAAAAGGTACTAATAATGAAAGCCCCCAATCCTCTTGTGTCTGTGCTTTCAGCTATTCTCAATTAGTGTTTCGCTATAAGATGGCGCGTCGGATTAAGGACGTGAAAGACAGAATGAGGTCCATCATGGAAGATGCAGCGGAGCTCAATCTTGTTGGGGATGTCACTCATGCAGACCAACCTTCCACGAGTACACCTCAGAATGCAAGGTGGAGGGGTTCAAGTGTAATAGAGACTGCTTCACGACCAGTGGCTATTGAGTCAAAGGTTCAAGATGTCGTCCGCCTTCTGGATGACCCTGCCGCTCCTGTGATCGCCGTCGTTGGTATGGGCGGCGTCGGGAAGACTTTTCTACTGCAAAATGCCTTTGATAGAGCAAAGGGAAGGTTTGAGCAGTCAGTCTGGCTTGCTATTTCTCAGACTTACTCTCTTGAAAAGCTACAAGCTGCTTTGGcctccaaaattgatttgaaagaGGTCGTTGAGGGAAGGTTTGATGTAGTGCAGGCAAAACAGTTGATTCATGGACGCTTAACAAGCATAACGGGTAGGTTTCTCATTGTGCTGGATGATGTTTGGAGGGCAACTGGGCAAGATAATTTGATATCTGCACTTGGCCTTCCAACCGGGGATAATACCCACTGCAAAATTGTTGTCACCTCAAGGTACAGAGCTGTGTGCAGAGACATGAATGCTCGTGTTTATGAGCTGCACCCTTTGTCAGAAGAAGAGAGCTGGGACCTGTTTTGTGCTTTTGCCTTCCAGGGAAATCAGCCGCCACAACATCTTGAAGGAATTGCTCGCCAAATCGAAAGGAAATGCGATAGATTGCCCTTGGCTGTTAAAACAGTGGCAGCGTCTCTGGCGAACGAGATGTTGTCAAGGGAGTGGACATTCAAATTGGAGCAGCTAAGAGAAATATCTTATACAGAGGATACGGTTATGCAGATTCTCAAGTTAAGTTATGATTCTCTCCCTCCTCATCTTAAACCTTGTTTTGTATATCTATCTTTCTTTCTGGAAGATGAGACAATAGACTACCAGGATCTCATAAACCTGTGGATAGCGGAAGGGTATGTTCCTCAAACAGAGAATCAGGGCCAACTAGATATTGGATGGGATTATTTATGTCATCTTCAAAGTCTATGTCTGGTCGAGAGAGTAGGCGACATGTATGATCAGTATTATAGATGGTTCAAATTGCATGATTTGTTGCTGGATTTGGCCATCAGTATAGCAAAAGAAAGTCAGTGTGCATTTAGTGTAGAGGAATCCTTAAAAAAAGGTCCAGCTGTGCAAACGAGCAGTAGGTGCCGGAGGATTTTAATGGGTAAGAAAAGTATAGCTGATGGTGATGTAGATGCAATGGCAAGCAGCCAGGCATATTCTGCACTACGTATTCGTACTCTCTCTTTCACACAAAATGAAGGCATTGAAAATATTCCGGCACTCTTGCTTAGTGGTGCAAGAGTATTGCGTGTTCTTGACTTGAGTTACACTAACATCTCGTCATTGCCAGATTGTGTTGGAAATTTGAAGCTGCTCACAGTTTTGAATTTAAGGGATACACAAATTGCCGAGGTACCAGAATGTGTGAAAAGCATTAAGAGTCTTCTCTTCCTTGACATTTCTTGGTGTTCGAATCTAGAAGGGTATCCTGTGTGGATTGGTGAGCTCAATTGCCTGAAACATTTGAATATGAATTTAAGAGCTAATGCAAAATTTGATGGACAAATGCCGAAGGGAATGTCAAAGCTTGTGTCTTTAGAGGTCTTGAATATAGATTCTGCTAACAAACTATTTGTTGACGAGAATGAATTCTTGAGGTTGGAGCATTTGGTCAATTTGGTCAACCTCCGTGAAGTGTCGATAGGAATTAATCACGAGGCCGAGTTGAAAAGTATAGAAGATGGGATCCTTTCCACATTGGTGAAGATGCGTACTTTGACAATATTCAACAAtactgatgatgttgatgatgttaCTGAAGTTAATCTTCCGCCTCTGTCAGAGAAAATGTTAGCTATGAAGGATCTTGAATACCTTTTACTAAGAAGGTTTGCAGTGCCGAATTGGTTGTGTGGCTTCTCAAATCTGATGCAATTGGAGTTATATGGATGTCCTTGTGCTGAATATCCAGCACTAGAAATGATGCCCAACTTAATAAAGTTGCATATATGGACAAATGCTATATGCAAGGCATTGCCAAAAGGGTTCGGGAAGTCCGGGGGATTCCGTCAATTATGTTATTTTAGAATTGAGTCTTTTTTAGTGTTAGAAGAGTTTCCAGAATTAGAGGATGGAGCAATGCCACATCTAGAGGTACTAGAGGTAGCACGCTGTTCCAATTTGAACAAAATTCCACGTGGATTGGAGCTCCTCAAATGTTTGAAAAGGTGCCACTTTCAGCAGACAGGAGTGGATGATATGTTGAAGGAGGGTGGGGAATTATGGGAAAAAATAAAAGCTAGAAACCCCAATGTTATTATTAGTACAGGGTAG